The genomic segment GCTTAAACTAGAAACAAGTagtgaaaagaaaatttcacCTTATCAATTAGTGAGTTGTACAGATTCTGTGGTAAGTAAGCTAAAGTGGTACCACTGTCAATTATGGTTCCTCCATTCCCACCAGTACTAGTTAGGCTTGGTGGAAGGTCAACAGGTTCACCATCCACATCCAATCCCTTTAAAACGACGTTGTAATGTATCCTAAAAAGTTGTTATATAAAGTTACTAAAAGAACCAATAGTTAAAATGTATTTACCGCTGGTACAAATGCCTAATGACTTGAGATGGTCTGACTTACTGATTAGGAACCAAAGGAGTTGTTTTCACTACTGGAGATTCCACTTCCCCAACAGCAAAAATCCCACCTCCATTTATATTGTCCAAGCAATGTGAAAAGATTCTTTTCACACTCCCCCCTGCAGCTAGTTGTGAAATAACAGATGTGTTTGATTGTCCAAAGCCCATAATACCATCAACTGCTGAGTCAGTTTGTCCAAGCTGCCCTGATTGATTCTTTCCGCACCTGTCTCACAGAGGAATCCTTATGATGAGCAGGGGAAGCAAGCAGCTCATGACCTATGGTCACAAGCCAGGACTCAATGAAACATCTAATGCAGAGATTAAAAAGTGTAATGCCTATATACTCAACTCACCCGAATACAACTTCCTGCGAAAGGGGTGCAGTTCGAAGATTTCCAGTAACTTGTTCCAATGTAATGTTATCCCTTATAAAATCTCCATCACTTGTACTTCCATCTCCATACACAACATGATAACTACAAGGCTTCTTCGCCCCACAACTCTCCATTTGCATAATGTTGGAACAAAAATCATCCTCGCAGCCAACTTTCTTCGAACTCGAGGAAGCTTTAGAGTCATACAATGATAAAGGTATCTACACAGCAAACCAAAACATACATCTGAGGTTCCAAAACATAGCTCGTAAGAAGTTTCGATAAACAACAGGGTTTATAAAGAAGAGAAGCATACACCAAGATCAGTTTTCACAGGACATTTAGGACACGGTGCGCAATTAACCCATAGTATATCACTTCCTGTATCAACTTGAACATAGTAATCTTTTGGTGGCGAACCAAGCTTGATTTTGGTGAAGTataaactgaagaaaacaaaaatgcagTTCTCATTAGTAACATTTTGGAAccaaaaat from the Camelina sativa cultivar DH55 chromosome 12, Cs, whole genome shotgun sequence genome contains:
- the LOC104732573 gene encoding aspartic proteinase-like protein 2 — encoded protein: MDLSIRVSRIVAAVFILLIQVVSGSFLFNVTHKFAGKEKQLSELKSHDSFRHARMLANVDLPLGGDSRADSIGLYFTKIKLGSPPKDYYVQVDTGSDILWVNCAPCPKCPVKTDLGIPLSLYDSKASSSSKKVGCEDDFCSNIMQMESCGAKKPCSYHVVYGDGSTSDGDFIRDNITLEQVTGNLRTAPLSQEVVFGCGKNQSGQLGQTDSAVDGIMGFGQSNTSVISQLAAGGSVKRIFSHCLDNINGGGIFAVGEVESPVVKTTPLVPNQIHYNVVLKGLDVDGEPVDLPPSLTSTGGNGGTIIDSGTTLAYLPQNLYNSLIDKITAKQPVKLHMVQETFACFSFTSNTDKAFPVVNFHFEDSLKMTVYPHDYLFSLREDMYCFGWQSGGMTTEDGSDVILLGDLVLSNKLVVYDLENEVIGWADHNCSSSIKVKDGSGAAYALGADNLTAGSSVINGTLVTLLSILFWVFHYFTS